The Lycium barbarum isolate Lr01 chromosome 9, ASM1917538v2, whole genome shotgun sequence genome has a segment encoding these proteins:
- the LOC132612096 gene encoding uncharacterized protein LOC132612096 yields MVQAGEKRLLQLHELEEFRYHAYENPKMYKEQTKRIHEKCIQPRNFDPGQLVFSYNSRLKIFEEKLKSKWSGPFEVVRVTAHGAVELKPLNAERTFLVNGQRVKHYFGEVINAKKTLVDLEEA; encoded by the coding sequence atggttcaagctggagagAAGAGATTGTTGCAGCTACACGAGTTGgaggaatttcgctatcatgcttaCGAGAACCCGAAAATGTACAAGGAGCAAACTAAGAGAATTCACGAAAAGTGCATCCAACCTCGCAACTTTGATCCCGGGCAGTTAGTCTTTTCGTATAACTCGAGGCTAAAGATTTTCGAAGAGAAGTTGAAAAGCaagtggtctggtccgtttgaagTTGTTCGGGTAACCGCACATGGGGCGGTTGAGCTGAAACCGTTGAATGCAGAGCGAACATTCTTGGTAAATGGGCAGAGGGTCAAGCACTATTTTGGAGAGGTCATCAATGCAAAGAAAACCCTGGTGGATTTAGAGGAGGCTTGA